One Rosa chinensis cultivar Old Blush chromosome 3, RchiOBHm-V2, whole genome shotgun sequence DNA window includes the following coding sequences:
- the LOC121052258 gene encoding uncharacterized protein LOC121052258, protein MVRDITKAGHSKRKHTKETGGISQDFDARDVNHMAGLQEVHTQVSKEATQDGPIPSNDSSEQDAVQENASVQDTVEDPRGLKKKRGPTKMKKVAMDPESRIQVQFNSLGEPYGEGSISLSSFLGPLVREHVPVTLEDWRNLGDDLKVPLWEEVQARYILDEEWQKDVIFKSMGCLWRASKSRLVHQIQAAKNKQERLRLKPNNIPTLAIWKKFVKTKTSPTFKAISDKYKALRRKQVPHTCSRKGMVRLAADMKRDSANPSSVSRVKVWIKSRTKKDGTPVNTTVGETIVRAFLCQSQHCCLDVT, encoded by the exons ATGGTGAGAGATATTACAAAGGCAGGTCACAGTAAGAGGAAGCATACTAAGGAAACTGGTGGCATATCACAAGACTTTGATGCAAGGGATGTGAATCACATGGCAGGTCTCCAAGAAGTACATACACAAGTTAGTAAAGAAGCTACCCAAGATGGACCAATTCCAAGTAATGATAGTTCTGAACAAGATGCGGTCCAAGAAAATGCATCTGTACAAGATACAGTTGAAGATCCAAGaggattgaaaaagaaaagaggtcCAACCAAAATGAAGAAAGTTGCTATGGACCCTGAGAGTCGGATTCAAGTTCAATTTAACAGCTTGGGTGAACCATATGGAGAGGGGTCAATAAGCTTGTCATCTTTTTTGGGCCCTCTTGTACGAGAGCATGTACCTGTAACACTAGAAGATTGGAGGAACCTTGGTGATGACCTTAAAGTACCATTATGGGAAGAAGTTCAG GCAAGATACATCTTGGATGAAGAATGGCAAAAAGATGTCATATTTAAGTCGATGGGATGCCTTTGGAGGGCCTCAAAATCTAGATTAGTTCATCAAATACAAGCAGCAAAGAACAAACAAGAAAGACTTCGGCTGAAACCAAACAACATACCAACTttagcaatttggaagaagTTTGTCAAGACAAAAACAAGTCCAACATTTAAG GCTATAAGTGACAAGTACAAGGCATTGAGGCGTAAACAAGTACCACACACATGCAGTCGCAAGGGAATGGTTCGATTAGCAGCTGATATG AAAAGAGATAGTGCCAACCCATCTTCAGTGTCAAGGGTTAAAGTTTGGATCAAATCTCGCACAAAAAAAGATGGTACACCTGTGAATACAACAGTTGGTGAAACTATTGTAAGGGCATTCCTTTG TCAGTCTCAACACTGTTGTCTAGACGTCACTTGA
- the LOC112191839 gene encoding uncharacterized protein LOC112191839, with protein sequence MFFFPVLFLFNHRSSSEYEQRALHFVKTAEKNLGYPAMILCPCKDCRNVSHQDSTTVFEHLVIKGMDSKYKKRSHWTKHGDQIVNAESVDHETTMDEAYNLYRAAYFMDEDSVRPTNSMDEATVQRQDDQFMKNLEDAETPLYPGCPNYTKLSAIVALYRLKSKSGLSDTHFNELSETIHGLLPKENILLKSLYSIKKFLKIFDMGFEKIHACENDCCLFRKEYKALDNCPKCGASRWKKNKRTKEIRKGVPVKVLRYFPIIPRFRRMFRSAQMAEDLRWHFSNKSTDGKMRHPVDSLAWDMVNDKWPSFAADPRNLRLGLATDGFNPFSILSSKYSCWPVMLVTYNLPHMLCMKKENIMLTLLIPGPKQPGNDIDIYLQPLVDALQLLWQNGVEAYDAFSKSTFNLKAMLMWTINDFPAYGNLAGCCTKGKKACPICGKNTHHRWLRFSKKFAYMGHRKFLTPSHPYRRKKSWFDNSVEHGSKTRILTGRNISLALKDFPNDFGKGGNKKRKRNNNEDDTSDVDDQNELSRWKKRSIFFCLPYWEELLLRHNLDVMHIEKNICESIIGTMLHSGKSKDGISARKDLEDMGIRKDLHPQQHGSRLYLPPAPHTFSRSEKKRFCKRLYDFKGPDGYCSNIGNCISLEDSKVMGLKSHDYHVLMQQLLPVAIRGLLPKGPRNAILRLCTFFNRLCQRAIDREKLLILENKVIETLCQLERFFPPSFFDIMVHLPVHLAREARLCGPVHFRWMYPFERYMKTLKDYVRNPARPEGCIAQSYLAEECITFCSQFLKKSIQVEEKEVRNEDFVNDVILEGRPISKATSIILTDKEIEIAHRSVLLNTAIMDPFLDMHLEELQAKDKRLANNETLLWNRHTERFAEWTKNKIPIDSKNHSNTLRWLAYGPRKSALSVKGYIINGQRFHTKDVDRETQNSGVTYDAITMCRASAKDTAQVADVVTYYGILTDIILLDYHLFYVPVFKCHWANKGNGVKEEDGFTLVNLQQSQISFARDPYILASQAKQVFYSREDDSSNWYVVMKAPPRGFHELETNDENVDVSSLPQDIEMDNDDSTETVSYVREDCEGLLV encoded by the exons atgtttttttttcctgttctctttctttttaatCATAGATCTAGTTCAGAGTATGAGCAAAGAGCATTACATTTTGTGAAGACGGCTGAAAAGAATTTGGGATATCCTGCAATGATTCTTTGCCCTTGCAAAGATTGCCGTAATGTAAGCCATCAAGATAGTACTACTGTTTTTGAACATTTGGTTATAAAGGGGATGGATTCCAAGTACAAGAAAAGATCACATTGGACAAAACATGGAGATCAAATAGTAAATGCTGAAAGTGTTGATCATGAAACCACCATGGATGAGGCATATAACTTATATAGAGCTGCCTACTTTATGGATGAAGATTCTGTCCGGCCTACAAACTCTATGGATGAAGCTACTGTACAGAGGCAAGATGATCAATTCATGAAGAACCTCGAAGATGCAGAAACTCCTTTATACCCAGGTTGTCCTAATTACACAAAGTTGTCAGCCATTGTAGCTTTATATCGACTCAAAAGCAAGAGTGGATTGTCTGATACCCATTTCAATGAGCTTTCAGAGACTATTCATGGCCTGTTACCGAAGGAAAATATTCTGTTGAAGTCGTTGTACTCGATTAAAAAGTTCCTCAAGATATTTGACATGGGATTTGAAAAGATTCATGCTTGCGAGAATGATTGTTGTCTTTTCAGAAAAGAGTATAAGGCCTTGGACAATTGTCCAAAATGTGGTGCTTCAAGATGGAAGAAAAATAAGCGTACTAAGGAGATCAGAAAAGGTGTTCCAGTTAAGGTTCTGAGATATTTTCCTATCATTCCGAGATTTAGAAGGATGTTCAGGTCTGCACAAATGGCAGAAGATTTAAGGTGGCATTTCAGCAACAAAAGCACTGATGGAAAAATGCGTCACCCTGTAGATTCTTTAGCTTGGGACATGGTTAATGATAAATGGCCTTCATTTGCAGCTGATCCACGCAATCTCAGACTTGGACTTGCTACTGATGGTTTTAACCCTTTCTCCATCTTAAGCTCCAAGTATAGTTGTTGGCCAGTAATGCTCGTCACGTATAATTTGCCCCATATGTTATGCATGAAGAAAGAGAACATTATGTTAACATTGTTGATTCCTGGTCCAAAGCAACCCGGAAACGACATAGATATTTATCTACAACCACTTGTAGATGCTTTGCAATTGTTATGGCAGAATGGGGTGGAGGCTTATGATGCCTTCAGTAAATCAACTTTCAATTTGAAGGCAATGTTGATGTGGACCATAAATGACTTTCCAGCCTATGGAAATCTTGCTGGATGTTGTACAAAAGGCAAAAAAGCATGTCCTATATGTGGCAAAAATACACATCACAGATGGTTACGCTTCAGCAAGAAATTTGCATACATGGGTCACAGGAAGTTTCTTACACCCTCACATCCATATCGAAGAAAGAAATCTTGGTTTGATAATAGTGTGGAACATGGTAGTAAGACTAGAATTTTAACAGGACGAAACATTTCTCTTGCTCTTAAAGATTTTCCAAATGACTTTGGAAAAGGTGggaacaaaaaaaggaaaaggaataaTAATGAAGATGACACCAGTGATGTTGATGATCAGAATGAGCTTTCTAGGTGGAAGAAAAGATCAATCTTTTTTTGTTTACCATATTGGGAG GAACTTCTATTACGTCATAATTTGGACGTAATGCACATAGAGAAAAACATTTGTGAAAGCATAATAGGCACGATGTTGCATAGTGGGAAATCAAAAGATGGGATTAGTGCTCGTAAAGATTTAGAAGACATGGGAATTAGGAAAGACTTGCATCCACAACAGCATGGAAGCAGATTGTACCTTCCACCAGCACCACATACATTTTCAAGGtctgaaaaaaaaagattttgcaAGAGGTTATATGATTTTAAAGGGCCTGATGGTTATTGCTCAAATATTGGGAACTGCATATCATTGGAGGATTCTAAGGTTATGGGCCTCAAATCTCATGATTATCATGTTCTAATGCAACAATTGTTGCCTGTTGCTATAAGAGGATTGCTTCCGAAAGGGCCTAGAAATGCAATACTTCGGTTATGTACTTTTTTCAATAGATTATGTCAGCGTGCTATTGATAGAGAAAAGTTGCTGATTCTTGAGAATAAGGTTATTGAAACTTTGTGTCAGCTTGAACGGTTTTTTCCGCCATCTTTTTTTGATATCATGGTACATTTACCGGTTCATCTAGCAAGAGAGGCACGCTTGTGTGGACCGGTTCATTTTCGTTGGATGTATCCTTTTGAGAG GTACATGAAAACACTAAAAGATTATGTACGAAATCCTGCAAGACCTGAGGGGTGTATTGCACAGTCCTACCTAGCAGAAGAGTGCATCACTTTTTGTAGTCAGTTTCTGAAAAAATCCATACAAGTGGAGGAAAAAGAAGTTCGGAATGAAGATTTTGTGAATGATGTCATTCTTGAAGGTCGTCCAATTTCTAAGGCTACATCGATTATATTGACTGACAAAGAGATAGAGATAGCACATCGTTCTGTGCTACTGAACACAGCCATAATGGATCCATTTTTAGA TATGCATTTGGAAGAGTTGCAAGCAAAAGACAAACGACTTGCAAATAATGAAACCTTACTTTGGAACCGGCATACCGAGAGATTTGCAGAATGGACAAAAAACAAG ATTCCTATTGACTCGAAGAATCACTCAAACACATTAAGATGGTTGGCATATGGTCCTAGAAAGAGTGCACTATCAGTTAAAGGATACATTATCAATGGACAGCGGTTTCACACGAAGGATGTTGATAGAGAAACTCAAAATAGTGGAGTGACTTATGATGCAATAACCATGTGTAGAGCAAGTGCAAAAGATACTGCACAAGTGGCTGATGTGGTTACTTACTACGGGATATTGACGGATATCATATTACTAGACTATCATCTATTTTATGTTCCAGTCTTTAAGTGTCATTGGGCGAATAAAGGAAATGGTGTCAAGGAAGAAGATGGATTTACACTTGTAAACCTACAGCAAAGTCAAATATCATTTGCAAGAGATCCATATATCCTAGCATCTCAAGCAAAACAAGTTTTCTATTCAAGAGAAGATGATTCCTCTAATTGGTATGTTGTAATGAAGGCACCACCAAGAGGTTTCCATGAGTTGGAGACAAATGATGAGAATGTAGACGTATCTTCATTGCCacaggatattgaaatggacAATGATGATTCTACTGAGACAGTTAGTTATGTCAGGGAGGATTGTGAGGGCCTACTTGTGTAG